TACTGATTTGTTAGGAGAAATTTGACAGTgtgaagaaagagtgaaaaagtaAGATATATAATTTTCTAGTAACTTAGTATATGAAGATAAATTTTCaggtacataaaaaaataatggaatttctTTTTGATAAATTTTCAAGTAATATATGAAGGTAAATTTTCaggtacataaaaaaataatggaatttctTTGTGATAAATTTTCAAGTAACAATATATGAAGGTAAATTTTCaggtacataaaaaaataatggaatttctTTGTGATAAATTTTCAAGTAACAATATATGAAGGTAAATTTTcaggtatataaaaaaacaatggaaTTTCTTTTTGATAAATTTTCAAGTAACAATATATGAAGGTAAATTTTCaggtacataaaaaaataatggaatttctTTGTGATAAATTTTCTAGTAACTGAATATTATAAAGATGAATTTTCAAGCACACAAAATATAATGGGAGTTCTTTGTGATAAATTTTCAAGTAACTTAATATATGAAGGTAAATTTTCAGACTTACAAAAAATCTGTGGCATTTCTTTGTGATAAAAATTTCTGTTAACTGAATGCAAAGACAAATTTTCAGGCACACACAAAAGGTATTTCTTCatgatgattttttttgtatatatttaaatgttaataataatgtttcttttttcactttctgaAGCAGTTCTAGTGCAAACCAAAGTCATATAATATAGTTTTCTAAAGCTAAATGTAGAGTAAGAATTTTTAGGCCTAGATGTAGAATGtgatttttttataatattctttttatatatggtagatttatttttatttttatggtcATGTATGCAAaaaatgaatacacacacacacacacacacacacacacacacacacacacttacacacactaaCAGGAAcgtaaggacggcatttgtgtatttggacaaggagatgatgaagaaaataagttacaatgttaaggccaaggttggagtatgcagcagtggtctggtctcctcacgaaaagaagaacataagaaagctggaaagagtgcagagagtggcaactaagatggtaccggaacttagagatcggacttatgaggagagactcaatagcatggggctcacgaccctggaaagaagagaaagaggagacctgatagcggtgtacagggtggcgagcggagtggagcatttggacagagaggacctgtgtgtgtggaacgagagagaaacgagaggacatggaaagaagttgagggcgaccacgtgtaggcgagatgtgaaaaagtttagcttcccaaacagaagcattgagctatggaataggctggaggaggaggtggtttgtacaagaaacattcatgaatttaaggaaaagttagacaggagcggatatggagacgggatagGGCGaacgtagctcttttcctgtttgttacaattaggtaaatacacacacacactctctctctctctctctctctctctctctctctctctctctctctctctctctctctctctctctctctctctctctctctctctctctctcacacacacacacacacacacacacacacacacacacacacatacacactttcaCAAATCACGTAtgtatatctgtatgtatgtatgtgtgtgtgtatgcatttaCAATATAACACGTGTAATGTACCTATTCCATGTAAATTATTTTGAACATAATTAAACCTCTTGTGATCTTAAAGCGTTCTTATATACACACACCCTTCTGTTGATCACCCTTGCTGAGTGATCAACAAGTCACTACAAGTCAATGAGATAAGTGGAATTTATGTGTTTTCTTGTAGCCTAGAGCTTGTAGCATCTTCGTTTTTCTATTATAAGATGCTGgaagtgtgctctctctctctctctctctctctctctctctctctctctctctcccttttctttataatGTATtcgctactactttttttttcaagttaagTTAAATTTATCCTCGTATTGTAGTCTTTCCTTAACTTATttttaatgtgattttttttcctgttgccAGCGCGATTAAGACGAGAAAGTCAAGCTATTCTGTCTATTGCATCATCTAGAACgcatttattttctctatataaatGTGATGGCGTCCTTTAGTCTCTAGGAAGCGCAATTAAGACGAGAAAGTCAAGCTATTGAGTCTGTTATATCATCTAGAACGCATTTACTTTCTCCTCTATAAACGTGATGGCTTCGTTTAGTCCCTAGGAAGCGCAATTAAGACAAGAAAGACAAGCTTTTCTGTCTATAACATCATCTAGAACACATTTATTATCCCTATATGAACGTGATGGCTTCCTTTATTGTCTAGGAAGCGACATACTCAAGCCCTTCCGTCTACTACAATCATTATGCGTAGAACAGATTAATGTATTTCCCGCGTgattttatctctatattctgGGTTTTCTCTCGCGCAGACTTTTCTTCGCTACTGTCGGCGTGGAAGGCTTCGTATAATTATTGCTTCCACTTGAGCCGCGTAATTTGCATGCAGTCCTCCTCGCAATGTTAAGTGGATAATCGTGTCAATAGATGCGCTGAACGAGACCAAACAGTAGCAGGGAGAGAGTGGCACGTATTCACTGACGCTTTGGGCGCTCACAACAGTAATTTGCATAGGCCACagtggagattagtcgggttgtaatgagtgttttcacgttcagggtgcagaaaccttgtcgaactatcaccaggGACCAGGACATGCCCCCCACACTCCTATATATACGAAACCATTAAGTCCAGTAATCTCAGGCACTTTGGACGCTCACAACCGCTATTTGCAAAGGCCACAGTGGAGATTAGTCCGGTTCTCATGTCTTTcgcgttcatggcgcagaagccttgtcaaactacccctggacatgCCGCCAACAAATCCtcatacgttcttatgttcttaggttcGTAAGATAAGAAGAAACGAAcactatagagaaaaaaaaaggttctacAAGCTTCCCAATTTTACGTTAGAAGataaatgggaaagggagggaagagaaagggaggagaagaggaagaggagaagaagaggaagagagagagagagagagagagagagagagagatgaaattatataatgataaaaaaaataatatgaagaagattACTCAACAGAtaccagtactctctctctctctctctctctctctctctctctctctctctctctctctctctctctctctctctcaaaccagtTCTTCATCTAATTCATGCTTCTTCATCTCCAGAGTCAtccctcaatcttcctcctcctcttcttcctcctcctcctcctcatcaatttAAAAAGGGAATCCAGTCTTGATTACAAAGGATCCGTTTTTagctgataatagtaataataataataataataataataataataataataataataatgataataataataactaataataataattcagttggtcatattctctctctctctctctctctctctctctctctctctctctctctctctctctctctctctctctctcggccacaaGCTCAAGGGATTAAGTAATGTGACGGAAGTGAGcgctgaggccacgcgtagcacCCCTTGACTTCCTCTCTCAAGCTCTCCTGGACACAAGCTTTTTACTGAGCTTTCCCACGCCTCGGCCGGGACAGGAAGCCGAGAAGGGAGGCGGCGAGGATGTTGGGGCTTCGTTATGAGACTTAAGGGTAAAGTTCGGGGCATATCCTAAGCTGCGCGCGGCCTCAGCGCTAGTCTCTGTCTCCTGCTACCCCGGGGACTTTATAAACGGTAGTAAGGGGCAGAAGGGAGGCGGTGAGGAGGTTGGGGCTTCCCTATGAGGCTATAAGGGTAAAGTTCGGCGAATATCCTAAGCTGCGCGCGGCCTCAGTGCTCGCCTCCGCCACCTGTTACCCCGGGAACGTGATAACCagtagcaaggaggaggagatgaaaaatagGGGGGATATAGTttcagataaatagatagaagatGATATATGGGATTAGTGGTTAAGTTCGGGGTATACCCTAAGCTgctcatggcctcagtgctcgaTCTCCGTCACCTGTTACCCCTGGACTTATTCAGTATCTCCCAAAGTTTTGTTTCAAGTCAAGTCGTATTCTTAAAttgaaaaagcctctcgtaaaagttcttgtgggcttttcatggactgttccgTGATGTTTGtgacagttttacacgacttctggatCTTGAAcgagaaaatcacccatgaaaacccggttaatcctctctgtggccttgggaaagagtCGTAACATGAGCCCGAGACGTTTAATATATGGGCATTGAACCCTCCTTAGCAGTCAACGGTTCTCACGCTCGGTAATTGCTTAATCTCGGGTTCTTAGTGATGTTTGTCTTGCCATTCAATATCCGCCGCCGGTCTGCTATGCCAAGCTTCTAGTAGGCTATTCGTTTCGCTGGTCTCCTATGTCCCTCTGTCTGTTATTTAATCTCGAGTCGCTGTccaacgcctctctctctctttctctctttctctctctctctcgtgaactgtAATTCCATCTGTAAAGGATTcttgttgtgttttgtatttctCACACGCTCGtttgtgtccgtctgtctctctcttatactCTGTTGGGTCATGtgttttattactctctctctctctctctctctctctctctctctctctctcgtttgtttgatttctccctccgtccttccctcttcatcctgttTCCTAGCAGTCCGTTAcgaggtgccccccccccccccccctctctctctctctctctttctctccccgccACCTGTCCCATCCTCGCCCtgcggccgccgccgccgcagccttgGCACAGCCCCGCCGCCTCGCCTCCCGCGTCCGGCTGTGGAGGGCGACGGGCGGGTGTCAAGGTAATGTGCCGCTGCCCCGGGGGTGGGAGGGGTGCCGGAGGGGGTGTGGTGGGGGTATCAGcgtggggggcggcggggggcatGGGAAGAcgactcggtggtggtggtggttgttacggCGGGGGCAGAGCAATACAGGGACACCGTGGgccgcggcggcggtggtggtgccggGAGGGATGGGTtatggtggtaatggaggtggtaagtggtggtggtggtggtggtgggtgtcggGGCTGACACCGTTCTCACGCTGCCGTCAGTTTTTCCCACGTGGTGTTGTGCGCGGCGGCCGCCAGGGCGCAGCACGgctcgccgccgctgccaccCCAGCAGACCCAGCGCCCGCCGCCCAGCGGTTAGTCCCTTCCTCGTCCCCGTCGTGTGCGCCGccagcccgccactcgctgcgcCACACATGTGCCCCGTCTGAGCCGAGGTATCCCGCGCGTCGTCCAGCCGCCCCGACCATGAAGGTGGAACGCGCCAGCTCCGTGTGCTCCGAGGACGCGCCGTCCTCGCCGGACTCCGTCATGTCCACGGGCGAGGCCGCCTCGCTGGAGTCCCCGCCCTCGCCGGGGCCCATCACCAACCCCTACGACGACCAGCGGATCTACTCCCCGGCCTACACCGCGCCCAGCCCGGCCTACAGCACCTCCAGCCGCGGTAGCAGCGCCAGCGAGGGCGAGAGCGCGGGCGAGGCCTCCCCCGCCTGCAGCCCGGGCTACCAGCGCTCCTCCTCGCCGGACTTCGGCTTCGAGTTTCCCCCGGAGTCCGGCTACCCCGGGGTGGAGCAGTTCGGGTGCCAGGCGGAGTTCGTGCGGGCCGTGCAGGAGGGCGACCCCCGCGAGCTGAAGCGCATCCTGACGCGGTACTCGCAGCTCGTGCAGATCAACGGCTTCACGGCGGACGGGCAGACGGCGCTGACGCAGTCGTGCCTGGACGGCAACCTGGAGGTGGTGAAGATGCTGGTGGCGCACGGCGCGTCGTTGCACCTAACCAACAGGGACGGCTTCTCCCCGCTGCACCTGGCCTGCTGGCGCGGCAAGTACGACGTGATGCAGTACCTGCTGCGCTACGCCTCCAGCAGACGGTAGTTGTTGTGATAGCCCGCCCAGCAACCTGTGCCAtgcgtgtgtctgtatgtgtgtgtgtacgcgcggcCCGCCCGCCCTGTGCAATACTGACGGTGGCGGCGGCCAGCACCGGGACGATATATACACTCTGTGATGTGGACGCCGTGTGCAAGACTGTCTCGACGTGCTGGCCGCCCGAGcctgccctccccccctcacgcccACGGCGCCGCCCCCCGCGCTCCCGCCCGTCCCGCCGCGGTCAAGTGGCGCGTCCCTCGACAGTTACCTCAGTATTATTCTCCAGAGCGAGGTGGCGGCCGACGGGtgagtggcggggcggggcggcggcccGAGATGTGCAATACGTGAAGGACGTCGCCGCGTGAGTGATGTCAGGCGGCGCAGACAAGTGTCGTAAACTGAACAGTGAAGATTGTGATACAGGGTGGCGGCCCCGGCGCGACCCAGCTGTGGCGGCgaccccagccccgccccgccccgccccgcccgtccTGCAGCAGGAGGCCAGCCTGCCGAAGACTCGCCACAAAAAAAGCACGCTCGCAAAAACTCCCGCCTCTCACGACGCTGCGAGCCACAAAAACACGCCCGGAGCAGATTGGACCCCGACagtagcaacagcaacagcagcgtGAAGGAGTCATCAGCATGCAGCAGCTCACCCCGCGCCACATTCCCCGGCAGGATAGGACACCACGGAGGGACGACAGGATAGcaagacgcctcctcctcctcctcctcctcatcgtcctcgtcttcccttcccaGCCACCGTGCCCCttgccctccccccttcaccccaccccccGCGATCCTCCCCAAGCGTCCTGGCTTGGGCGAGTGATACCTAAGAGAGGGACACataagggtcacacacacacacacacacacacacacacacatacagagttccctgcctccttccctccttccttgcctcttccatgccccgtgtgtgtgtgtgtgtgtgtgtgtaagtctaaGCGGTTGATAGCTTATTGGTTTAAGCTCTCCGCTACCGCAAGTAAGGCagaccccatctctctctctctctctctctctccacaacacaGCCTCCCCGTCTCGTCCCGTCACCCGcttacccccctaccccctccccctcctccagtcaacaggtggtggtggtggtggtggcgagccGTGGGAAAGCcagcggttgtggtggtggtggcgcgttGGAGCGAATCTCTaccgtcccaccaccaccactcatgccctccctacccctcccttacccgccatcctcctcctcctcctctgtctccttctcttacctccctctccccctctctccctccctctctcttcggcCCAGCCCGTAAGAagaccccccaccacacacacacacacacacacatccttctccttcccatgaTATCCTACACACGGAGTTTAAATGAGGGAAGGATATTGTGGGAGCTTATAACTGAATTCTGGGCAGTTACggcagaagatgaagaggaagaagaggaggaggaagaagaagaggaggcaggcggtgtgtgtgtgtgtgtgtgtggacggttCCTCAAGACGATTTTTTTGTGTAACGTAAAAAGGACGATGTgagaacttgtgtgtgtgtgtgtgtatgtacgtgatACTGACATTCCTCTGTGTACGtaagtatgtgtatatgtgtgtacatGGAATCAAGCAAGAACGGACCCAAAATAACGTACATAACGAACTTTGGAAGAACTGAACtgcctgtgtatgtatgtatgtatgtgtgtgtgtgtccctcagcCTGTTCGTTCGTATACATGTCCCCTgccccccccatcccccaacgtccctcctacccccctccccctccgccccccgccACAGTGATACGCccactccccacctcccttccaaTGTGCCTTGAGAACTATAGCCTAAGTTTGTTGTCTGTTGAGATATTGTCACGATTttaattcatttgtttttttgtgagtgtggtaTGGGGTGCAGGAGtcgcccccccctcttcccccactccctgtgctgcccctccctccccactccctgtTCTGCCCCCTTATCTCTTGTATCCtcctatttctccattttttaATCCATCCATTCCCTTATTcccatccctcccattcccccatttgtattattattattattattattattattattattatttgacttCAGATATCGATCCTATATTTCTGTAATACAGTTATATTTTTGTACGGCCTGGGTTTTCTTTTCACTGATTATTGTGTGGTGTGGAGCATCCTTGGTGttaattattatgtgtgtgtgtgagtattggCTTATTAGGATTCTCTGGtgtagaaagtgaagaaggaataagctgaggatgaagggatggagaaggaaggaagagagggtatggagtttgagaaaggaagaaaaggttaagagaaaaataagagaaacgaggaaagtggagaaggaaggaagagggaaggtatgGAGcttaagaaaggaagataagagaaacaaggaaggtggagaaggaagaaatagaaggtatggagttaaagaaaggaagaaaaagttaagaagaaaacaaggaaaataagagaaacaaggcaggtggagaaggaaggaagagaaggtatggagcttaagaaaggaagaaaaggttatgaggaaaaaaaaaggtaaaatgatgagaaagacgtaaggaagaatgaagaaaatggagtagaaaggaaggaaggaaagaaggcaaaaaggaaaaacaggaaagaaataaagaagaacgaaagaaagatggaaataaaaagaaaatgaaagaagacaagaagaatgaggaaaaggagaagaaagaaagatgaaataagaagtaatggagagaaaggaagggaaaggaaagaataaattaaaatacaaaaagaaatataaataaaaaatacaaaaagttcTGAAAACAAGGTATGATCTGATAATTCTCTAAAGGGTTCTAACACTAATATTCTTTCAGTCTAATACCTAAAAAGTACCATCGACACTTACAATATGGAGAGGAAGGTACTTGGATAAAGGTTTGCTTTAGGaagaatagttgtagtagtagtagtggtggtagtatatTAAGCACTAGAATAAGTATATGTATTGATTTTATTGGTCATATATTTAGtaacaccttcctcttcttcttttgctattattacttctgttttttttattttcttcctccttttatcagtACAACAATGACTAcggtttctcctcttcctccccctcctcctcctcctcttcatcttgcaTGCATGGCAATATCAATGGACTGGCACCTCTGTATGCAAACCTcgtccattcacacacacacacacaccacacatgtaCCACTCGTATAGATGTGTTtagaaaggtctctctctctctctctctctctctctctctctctctctctctctctctcgaggttaACATACGTCACTGACTcactgctgacacacacacacacacacacacacacacacacatacttgacTACATAATCTTTGAACTTAgcaacacaagcacacacacgaaTTTGTATAAGGAAAACCACGTATTTCAAAAccttattaaagaaaaaaagaaagaacatatgAAACCATTGATAGCTCTTgcgatatatataaataaacatgcCTAtattaaatataaagaaaaacaacttTGATATATATACGTAAATAACAACCATATCacaggaagtagtagtagtagtagtagtataagaatgaagaggagataagggaggataaggagaataagaagcagaagaataacaacaacaggaagaaggaaggaaacaaacaaccTGGAGGATaagaaatgaatgataaaaacGGGGAGAAACGACaacaacaggaaggaaggaaatgaaaaacaaatacgaaacgaggaataaagaagataggaaaacaacgaatgaagaagaagagatagaaagaaagaaaaagggaacagacaccacacacacacttctaccataattaaaaaaagacaacgaagaaTAAGGAAacgagatagaagaagaggaagaagaagcagcagagagagggaggaaggaaggaagcgaacaGACTCCCCCCGACAAACTAGACCTCCCCAACTCCCCCACTCCTTTCCCCAGCCACTCCACTCACTCCAAAGTAACCACCGAGTCAGTTAGTCAGTAGTCACTCATCTAACGAGCTAGTCAaccattcacccacccacccagcctccctccctcacatgaTTCCACCTGCATTCAACCACATagccagtcagagagagagagagacggggaacggtgtggaggaaggaaggagatggaggaggagagacagacggaagaaggaggaggaggaggagtgtaagtgAGAAGGAGATAtaggagaagatagaagaggtcaaatacgaagaagaggaggaggaggaagaagcagacagacagacgggcccACCAGACAGTGATGCCGCTGCCCGCTGACCAAGGTAAGGTTATGTCAGCAGTCAGCATtgatgggggtggtagtggtgttggtggtcagCATATGATGTCTGCACTCAGCCGTTGTTGGTTCCTCCTCAGTTTTACGAGTGTGGCAGATGTGTCTgatgggaaaaaatggagggatggagggaagggttcAATTTTGTGTTGGTAACGTTTaatttttgtgtgtatgtctctctctctctctctctctctctctctctctctctctctctctctctctcgtgttttttttaatatttttatgaatcgtatcttgtttttgttatttctttcttcttcctcttgttcttgttctttttcttcttcttcttcattcattttatccattacgttactactactacttctgtactactactactactactactactactactactactactactactactactactactactactactactagcttactgttaccactactactaccactaccgctactgctacaactatcactactactactactaccactactactaccactaccactgttactactactactactactattactacgcaTTTCGTATTATTATCACAAGGAGTTTAgtgacgcctcctcctcttcttcctcttcttcttcttcctcctcttctttttctactaaaTGCAAAAACCCAGTTAACCAGATGTccagacgtctctctctctctctctctctctctctctctctctctctctctctctctctctctctctctctaacgggcTATTGCTGATAAAATGATAGCTTATCTTTATGTCggggaaccgtgtgtgtgtgtgtgtgtgtgtgtgtgtgtaatatagtaATTCGTGAAGGTAACATTATACAGTCTGAAGTTCGTTGCCCTTTCTATACAAtgtcatgagtgtgtgtgtgtttgcgtgttttttttttgtgtgtgtgtgtgtgttactaggcTCTTCATAAAACACCTGTGCAACCTTTCTAACTTGAGCTATGAACGTAAAACAAGAGAACTTAAAAATAACATTCTCTGTATATCTGTCCTATTGTGTCCTTGTCAGATACACGACGCTTACGAAAAACATCTATACTGGTGTCAACAAAACCACAAAGCAacaataggtagatagatatataggtaaAAATAGACAAATCCCTCTTCTCTATCCTTTGCAAGCGAGTCAGACAACCAGTAGCATCCAAGTGTCTTCATCTCGTGTTGAATATCGCTGTCCCGTATGATTTGGTGTTTCCTGAGGCGCTTGTGGAGTTACGCGGAAAAGCTTATGGTATTCCAAGCATAAATTTGACCCTCCATTAGACAGAGCGTGATAGGgatactgaaagagagagagagagagagagagagagagagagagagagagagagagagagagagagagagagagagtaattctaaacttatttttttgttattttattgatgaaaaaagtacacacacacacacacacaaggtcactcTAGCGTTGGTGACCCTTCCTGACCTTCGCTCTAGGAACTTgacctcttaccctcctcctcctcatcctctttcccacaacctcctcctccgattccttAAAAGATGGGAACTgattgtcttctcctcctcctcctcctcctcttcttccttctattcctcctcctcctcttcttccccttcttcttaaaTTAATCTCTTCTTCcgattcctcctccattttcttcttcctcctcttctttcttctcctcctcctcctctatctcctcttcttcttcctcctcagtctcttcttcttcctcctcagtctcttcttaattattccttcttcttcttcatcatcttcctcctcctcttccttcttcgatttctcctcctcatcttctttttcttcctcctccttctcctcctcctcttcttcttccatagtctccccaacacacacacacacacacacacacacacacacacacacaggaatggaTACTTGAGCCTAAttctattcatgtttttttgtttttattttgtttattttattttcatgggGTTAGgcttttcaatctctctctctctctctctctctctctctctctctctctctctctctctctctctctctctctctctctctctcatccaaggaagaggaagatgaggattaggaggacaagagaaggaggaggaggaggagaaagaaggaagagaaaaagaatgaaatagaaaggagaaggaagaaatgagagaaatgtcCACCACAAGTAAAGAAGAAGGGGacaacaggagaagaagaaggaggaggaggaggaggaggaggaagaggaggcgaaagagggaagattaaaaagaatgaaatagagaggagaaggaagaaatataagagaAATGACCACcacaagtaaagaagaagaaggggacaacaggaggaggaggaggaggaagaggaggaggaggagaagtctcGTAAGAACCCCCAACTTCCCACGGCCTTGGTGCCAGCTGGGACGGAGAAGTTATCGTACGGTGCTGCCCGCctgtcaacctcctcctcctcctcctcttctcctcctataccctcttcctcttcttcttcccctcttcttctcctcctcctacttctgatTCCCGTATTCTCgtttccttctaatcctcctgtccgtttcctcctttatcctcttcctcttcttccttcttcttttcttatttttattccattattctttttctcttcgccctcttcttcctcttcttcttggtctcctcttcctccttcttaccctcttcttcttcctcgcctcctcctccttctcctcattcttaccttcttcctcttcttattattcaaaacccttcttcttcttcttcttcatcttctcctttcttattcctcctcctcctcctcctcctcctcctcctctcaaccccccccccccacacacacacaggctgagaGTGAATGTTTTAATATCTCACACATactaatttgagagagagagagagagagagagagagagagagagagagagagattttttgct
The Eriocheir sinensis breed Jianghai 21 chromosome 12, ASM2467909v1, whole genome shotgun sequence DNA segment above includes these coding regions:
- the LOC126997707 gene encoding cortactin-binding protein 2-like; amino-acid sequence: MGYGGNGGGKWWWWWWWVSGLTPFSRCRQFFPRGVVRGGRQGAARLAAAATPADPAPAAQRLVPSSSPSCAPPARHSLRHTCAPSEPRYPARRPAAPTMKVERASSVCSEDAPSSPDSVMSTGEAASLESPPSPGPITNPYDDQRIYSPAYTAPSPAYSTSSRGSSASEGESAGEASPACSPGYQRSSSPDFGFEFPPESGYPGVEQFGCQAEFVRAVQEGDPRELKRILTRYSQLVQINGFTADGQTALTQSCLDGNLEVVKMLVAHGASLHLTNRDGFSPLHLACWRGKYDVMQYLLRYASSRR